AGACTGCCCCCACCCAATCGAGAAACGAGACCTCCACAAAACCGCGAATATCGTAGTTCATTACTCTACATACCTATCGACTCGCCGCCCGAGTCTGCTCTGCCTACTCCGCCAAAGCAGCCTTGGCTGCGAAGGCCGGATCGCTGCTGGTTCGCAAAATGCAGGTGTAATAACGCACATCGCTCAAACCTACGGCAACACCCGCGAGATTGTCCAGAATAACACCATTGAGGTTACCAGCAGGCAAAGCCCCGGCAGAACGAAGTATGGCATGAGCTCCTCGAAACTCGAGAAACGCTGTCCCTTGAGCCTGGACCCCTCCGCCTTGCTTATCTGCGCATAGATGCGCTTTAGCGACTCGGCGTCAGTCGCTCTGGAGTATCTCCCGCCCGATGTATTGGCGATAGCTCTGAGCGTGCTCTCGTCGAGCTTCGTCAGGACAGGCCTGCCATCAGCGCCCACGGCGTATCGCTTGCCCCATCTCTTGTCGTAGATCGGTATCCTCGCGCCTCCCCTCTTGCCAACACCGACGCAGTATATTTTCACGCCCATAGTCTTGGCCATCTCCGCCGCGGTCAAGGGCTCTATCTCGCCCATGTTGTTCTCGCCGTCTGTCAGAAGCACAATAATCTTCGACTTCGCCTCAGAATCCTTGATGCGATTCAGCGCTGTCCCGAGAGCATTGCCAATAGCAGTTCCGTCCTGAACCATGTCGAAATCAACGGACCCGAGCAGGGAGACCAGCATATCGTAATCCAGCGTCAATGGGCACTGAGTGAAGCTCTGGCCCGAGAAGCTCACGAGGCCTATCCTGTCGCCTCTTCTGCTCTTGATGAAATCGCCTACGACCTGCTTGGCCACATACAGGC
This is a stretch of genomic DNA from bacterium. It encodes these proteins:
- a CDS encoding VWA domain-containing protein, with product MFGFESAYLLALFVLVPLLWYALTRVGYLLSGSVKYSHATSFFGGQARPSYPLRYVFTVALILAALSLLILGAARPHLVKYNEPTSAVGRDIMLVLDISGSMRAEDFQPNNRLYVAKQVVGDFIKSRRGDRIGLVSFSGQSFTQCPLTLDYDMLVSLLGSVDFDMVQDGTAIGNALGTALNRIKDSEAKSKIIVLLTDGENNMGEIEPLTAAEMAKTMGVKIYCVGVGKRGGARIPIYDKRWGKRYAVGADGRPVLTKLDESTLRAIANTSGGRYSRATDAESLKRIYAQISKAEGSRLKGQRFSSFEELMPYFVLPGLCLLVTSMVLFWTISRVLP